A segment of the Niveibacterium umoris genome:
ACTGAGAGAAGTCGAGCTTGACGAAATCCGGGTTGTTGAGCAGCGCATTGAAGAGGGTGTTCACGCCGGTAATTGCAGTAAAGGGATGCTTCTGCAACTCCTTCACGAAACCGGGAATGTCGCGCGGATTGGTGATCAGGATGTTTGTCGCACCAACCTTGAAGAAAGTGAGGCAGTTCGCCGTGAGCGAGAAGATGTGATAAAGCGGCAATGCGGTGACGATGACCTCTTCCCCCTCTTTCAAGAAGGGTTTGATCCAGGCATGCGCCTGCTGGAGGTTCGCGATGATGTTGCGATGCGTCAGCACCGCGCCTTTCGAGACGCCCGTCGTGCCGCCGGTGTATTGCAGAAAGGCAATGTCATCCTGCGTCACCTTCACGGCTTGCAACTTGTGCGCTGCGCCGCGCGACATGGCGCGTCCGAAGGGTATGTGGCCGGGAATGTTCCAGGCCGGCACCATTTTCTTGATGTTCTTGACGACAAAACTGACCAACGCACCTTTGACACCACCGAGCGCATCGCCGATACGGGTGACGATGACATGCTTGACCGGCGTGTGCGCGAGTACTTCCTGCAGGGTCGATGCGAAATTCTCGAGAATGACGATGACGTCGGCGCCGGAATCCTTGAGTTGGTGTTCCAGCTCACGCGGCGTGTACAGCGGGTTGCAGTTGACGACCACGTAACCAGCACGCAAAGCACCCCAAAGACAGATCGGGTACTGCAAGAGGTTCGGCATCATCAATGCGATGCGCGCGCCTTTGGGTAGCTTGAGCTCCTGCTGGAGAAACGCGGCGAAGCTGGCGGTCTGGCGATCAAGCTCGTCATAGCTGATCGCCTTGTCCATATTGACATAGGCTGCACGGGCGCCGAACTTGCGTACGCCTTCGGCGAAAAGATCGCCAATCGCGCCGTACTCACTCAGGTTGATGTCCGCCGGCACGCCTGCCGGGTAACTCTTCAGCCAGACCTTTTCCATCTCCATCCCCCCGATTTGTCTAGTTATGGTTGGCAAGCTTCACAGGCGCGGGCCACCCCACAGGCGGCTATTCGTCGTCCGCTTCGACCGGCCAGTTCTTGATGTAGTTCTTCAGCATCTTGTTCTCGAAGCTCTGCTCTTCGAGGACTGCCTTTGCCACGTCATGAAACGAAATCACCCCCATCAAGGTCGTT
Coding sequences within it:
- the fadD gene encoding long-chain-fatty-acid--CoA ligase FadD — its product is MEKVWLKSYPAGVPADINLSEYGAIGDLFAEGVRKFGARAAYVNMDKAISYDELDRQTASFAAFLQQELKLPKGARIALMMPNLLQYPICLWGALRAGYVVVNCNPLYTPRELEHQLKDSGADVIVILENFASTLQEVLAHTPVKHVIVTRIGDALGGVKGALVSFVVKNIKKMVPAWNIPGHIPFGRAMSRGAAHKLQAVKVTQDDIAFLQYTGGTTGVSKGAVLTHRNIIANLQQAHAWIKPFLKEGEEVIVTALPLYHIFSLTANCLTFFKVGATNILITNPRDIPGFVKELQKHPFTAITGVNTLFNALLNNPDFVKLDFSQLRCALGGGMAVQRAVADKWRALTGKPLVEAYGLTETSPAVTINPLDLPAFNGAIGLPVPSTEISIRDEDGKELGVGESGELCVRGPQVMAGYYNRPDETAKVMTSDGFLKTGDVAVVDEKGFVRIVDRKKDMILVSGFNVYPNEIEDVVASHPGVLEVAAVGVPDEKSGEAVKIFVVKKDADLTAESVIAHCREKLTGYKVPKLVEFRSELPKTNVGKILRRALRDEAKRTA